Below is a window of Methylosinus sp. PW1 DNA.
GTTCGGCTCGAGATCGAAGGGGCCGAACTCATATTCCGGGCGATCGGCGACGCGCAGCCGCACCGAGCGCGTCTTCGCGCTGGGCGTGGCGAAGGCGGCCACCTCGCAGTCGAACCCATGCAGCCCATTGTCGCCGAGCTTTTCGGCGATGTCGTCGCGATAGAGATTCGCCTTGGTCCGCTGCACCACCTCGTCGTCGAGCAAGATTTCGAGCACGACCGGCCCTTCGCGCTTGGCGTCGCAAATCCAGCCGCGGACGCGCTTTTGCGTCACCTCATCGACGACGCCGGCGACGCTGCCGCCGAATTTCAGGCTATGCGCAGCGATATCCTTGTCGCGAAAAGTCCGAACGGCGATCTTGCGCCCCAGCCATTCGATCAGTGTCATGCCGCCCTCCATAGCTTTCGGCGAATGAGTTAGATTTTGCGCGCGGCCGTCAGAACCGGCGATAGACATGCTCCCCGTCCAGGAACTCGAAAATGCGGCCTGCGCAATCGGCCCAGGACGGCGCCGAGACGCCCTTCGAGGCAATAGGCCCGCGCGCGAGCTGCTCGCGCACCGCCACGGCGAGCTCGCTGGATGAGCCGGCCCCGAAATATCGCGCATGCTCGCCGCCGAGCTCCTGGAAAACGGGAAGATCGCTGAGCAGCAGCGGCGAGCCGAAATGCGCCGCCTCATAGATCGGCAGGCCGAAGCCTTCCGCGATCGAGGCGACGATGGTCGCCGAAGCGCTCTGATAGAGCCACGCCATATCCGCCTCCGGCGCGAAGCCGAGATAGAAGAAGCGCTTGCCCTTTTCCGCATGGTTCTCGAAACGCTGCAGCAGGCTGTCCACGCTCCACCCCGCCTTGCCGACGAAGACGAGCGTCGCATCGGCTCCCGAAGCCCATAGCCGCTCGAAAGCGTCGAGCACATAGTCGTGCCCCTTGCGCGGCTCTATGGTGCCGACCACCAGAAACAAATTCTCGCGTTGCGCCAGATCGGCCGTCGCCGCCGTGACTGGCTTGGCGGCGTCGACCCTCGAGGTGAAATCGGCGCCGAGCCGCGCATAGCCGATCCGAAGCCCCGGCCGCGGCGTTATTTTGCTGCTCGTGATCCAGTCGATGAGCCCATCGGCCCCGCTCTGCGAGGTGCAGATCAGGCCGGAGCCTTTCTCCAGCAGCAGCGTCAGCCAATTGGTGACGGAGATTGTGACATGGTCCTCGAACAGCTCGGGATGCTGCAGTGGCAGAATGTCGTGAACGAGTCCGTACGCCTCTCCGCCGATGGCGCCGAGACGCTCGAGCGGCTCGCGCATCCAATCGGCGAGATGCCAAGTTCCATCGGCCATCAAAATCTTGTCGAAGGGACGAAAATCGAGGGCGCCGAAGCGCATGTCCTCCGCCTCGACCGCGGCGCGGGCGCCGCAGCGCTGCGCGTAATCGTCGGCGAAGATCAGCCCGGCCTCCGTATAGGCGAAAGCCTGTGGACGCACCTTCGCGTCGCTCCAGCCATAGGCCGCGCGGGTGAGCTCGCGCACGACGCGCTGCACGCCCGTCTCGAGGTCGCCTTCCCTTATGTGGGTCACGTCGATCAAGAGGCGCGGCGCGATCTCGGAGCGCTCCTGGCGCACATAGGCGCGGGCGATGTCCTGCACCAGCTCCCTGGTGATCGGAGCGTCGCGGAGCAGACGCGCGATCGTCTTGCTGACGATCTTCGGCCCGCAGGTCTCGGCGCGAACGGTCATCGCCACGACCGTCTGAACGAAGCGCGCGCCGACCTTGTCCGGGTCCAGCGTCTCGTCGCAATAGCGCAGCGCGGCCTCTCTATAGGTCTGGCGCAGCTGCGGATCGCCGGCCAGCGCATCGAGCGCATCGGCGATGTCCGCGGGCGCATAGCCGTCGAGCGCGACGCCCACCTCGGACGGCAGCTCCGCCGAGGACCCCATGCGATTATAGACGAGCGGCGTTCCGCTGGTGAGCAGATCGAGGATCGCCCTCGACGTCTCGCCGCGCGTGAGCGTCCGCAACTGAACGCCGATATCGGCCGCGGCTATGTAGAGGTCGTAATCCTCCTTCTCGACATAGCCGGTGATGTGAATGTCGGACCTGTCGCGGATGGCGCGCAGCACCTCGCGCGCATAGGGCGAGTCGTGGTTCGCGCCCCCTTCCAGCTCGCCGACGAGGATCAGCTGCGCCATGCCCGATTTCGCCGCGGTAGAGCGCGTGAAGGCCTCGATCAGCTCGAGCACGCCCTTTGTGTGAGCGACATGGCCGAGCGACACGATGACGAGAGAATCCGGCGAGATGGCGAGCGTCTCGCGCGCCTGCGCCCTGCTCGGCGTCGTTTCCCGCGGCGGGCGCGCCCTATATTGCGGCAGCACGGCGATTTGCGGCGTGGCGCCCGGGCGAGCGGCGCTCACCAGCACATCGCGAGCGAAGCGCGAATGAACGAT
It encodes the following:
- a CDS encoding glycosyltransferase; this translates as MAKSMARALTREGELQRMRAYSRERAALFTWEKSARRALDAWEETFAARRGRKTPSAAARVPRIAMFTPLPSAKSGIADYSAEFLPALSKFASFEIFVDDVAEVETYFDDMPIWHHSQFPFKAHLYDAIVYQLGNSPFHHYMLPYIESFPGVVVIHDAYLGYLSYDPGNPDAFIRRMIQEHGGPARAIVLAGEGGDRTARALVDALPCSATATHRSLGVIVHSRFARDVLVSAARPGATPQIAVLPQYRARPPRETTPSRAQARETLAISPDSLVIVSLGHVAHTKGVLELIEAFTRSTAAKSGMAQLILVGELEGGANHDSPYAREVLRAIRDRSDIHITGYVEKEDYDLYIAAADIGVQLRTLTRGETSRAILDLLTSGTPLVYNRMGSSAELPSEVGVALDGYAPADIADALDALAGDPQLRQTYREAALRYCDETLDPDKVGARFVQTVVAMTVRAETCGPKIVSKTIARLLRDAPITRELVQDIARAYVRQERSEIAPRLLIDVTHIREGDLETGVQRVVRELTRAAYGWSDAKVRPQAFAYTEAGLIFADDYAQRCGARAAVEAEDMRFGALDFRPFDKILMADGTWHLADWMREPLERLGAIGGEAYGLVHDILPLQHPELFEDHVTISVTNWLTLLLEKGSGLICTSQSGADGLIDWITSSKITPRPGLRIGYARLGADFTSRVDAAKPVTAATADLAQRENLFLVVGTIEPRKGHDYVLDAFERLWASGADATLVFVGKAGWSVDSLLQRFENHAEKGKRFFYLGFAPEADMAWLYQSASATIVASIAEGFGLPIYEAAHFGSPLLLSDLPVFQELGGEHARYFGAGSSSELAVAVREQLARGPIASKGVSAPSWADCAGRIFEFLDGEHVYRRF